From a region of the Phaseolus vulgaris cultivar G19833 chromosome 6, P. vulgaris v2.0, whole genome shotgun sequence genome:
- the LOC137831506 gene encoding putative invertase inhibitor, whose protein sequence is MKFGSFLLVFFIFLFQSSNGSNLISESCKEASKNDPNLRYDFCVASLKDASSKLQPAGTNLEGLVGISIQLTKSNGSNTVSMISKFLKGKSFDEYAKVCLRDCYDLYSDSLWDLDAAAVALKWKDLDTASIRLSASLDNSVTCEDQFKDKKGETSPLTKENKLYFQLNVISLAFIQMLRQHY, encoded by the coding sequence ATGAAATTCGGTTCGTTCTTACTtgttttctttatctttctcttcCAAAGTTCAAATGGTTCAAATCTTATCTCTGAATCTTGCAAGGAGGCCTCGAAGAATGATCCAAATTTGAGGTATGATTTCTGTGTGGCATCCCTCAAAGATGCCTCCTCCAAGTTGCAACCAGCAGGCACCAACCTGGAGGGTCTTGTGGGCATTTCAATTCAACTTACCAAGTCCAACGGAAGCAACACGGTTTCCATGATTTCAAAGTTCTTGAAGGGCAAAAGTTTTGATGAATACGCAAAGGTTTGTTTACGAGATTGTTATGATCTTTACTCTGATTCCCTTTGGGATTTAGATGCTGCTGCGGTTGCTTTAAAGTGGAAGGATTTGGACACGGCTTCTATAAGGCTGAGTGCTTCCTTGGATAACTCTGTTACCTGTGAAGATCAATTCAAGGATAAGAAAGGTGAAACGTCTCCTTTAACAAAGGAAAACAAACTCTATTTCCAACTTAATGTAATATCTCTGGCCTTCATCCAAATGCTTCGTCAACATTATTGA
- the LOC137831503 gene encoding amino acid transporter AVT1I-like, with the protein MSMAGTEQGDRCSSIITIPLLIDERVHHVNGSDEVLEAKTWDLHTSHESNTSFFKTCFNLINALSGVGIISMPYALASGGWLSISLLFVIAIACCYTGMLVKRCMDMDPDIRTFPDIGQRAFGYKGRLMVSIAMNSELYLVVTGFLILEGDNLNRLVPNIQVNLAGVTIGGATIFTIIAALVILPSLLLEDLSMLSYVSASGALASSIFLLSLFWNGTIDGTGFHAKGKLFRLSGIPAAASLYAFCYSAHPILPTLYNSMRDKSQFSRVLSMCFSVCTLGYAAAGVLGYLMFGQEVESQVTLNLPTSKFSSHVAIFTTLVNPITKYALMLTPVINAVKNKISWHYNKRFTHTLVSTSILTSSLIVAVTIPLFGYLMSLIGALLSVSASILVPSVCYLKISGAYKTFGSEMIINYSIIVLGVSIAVVGTYTSLVDIVHNL; encoded by the exons ATGTCCATGGCTGGTACTGAGCAGGGTGATAGATGCTCCTCCATCATCACCATACCCCTTCTGATCGATGAAAGAGTGCACCATGTGAATGGCTCAGATGAGGTGTTGGAGGCCAAAACTTGGGATCTGCACACATCTCATGAGTCTAACACATCCTTTTTCAAGACCTGCTTCAACCTCATTAATGCCCTCTCAG GAGTTGGTATTATCTCCATGCCTTATGCACTGGCATCTGGGGGATGGTTAAGCATATCACTACTGTTTGTGATTGCCATTGCTTGTTGTTACACTGGCATGTTGGTCAAAAGATGCATGGACATGGACCCTGATATCAGGACCTTCCCTGACATAGGTCAACGTGCATTTGGATACAAGGGAAGGCTAATGGTATCCATTGCCATGAATTCTGAGCTTTATCTAGTTGTAACAGGGTTTCTGATTTTAGAAGGTGACAATCTTAACAGATTAGTACCAAATATCCAAGTCAACCTTGCAGGGGTAACAATTGGTGGTGCAACAATTTTTACCATAATTGCTGCCCTTGTTATTCTGCCTAGTCTTTTGTTAGAGGATTTGAGCATGCTGTCTTATGTGTCTGCAAGTGGGGCTTTGGCTTCTTCCATCTTCCTCCTCTCTCTATTTTGGAATGGTACCATTGATGGCACTGGATTTCATGCAAAGGGAAAACTCTTCAGATTGAGTGGAATACCTGCTGCTGCCAGTTTATATGCTTTCTGTTATAGTGCACATCCTATCCTTCCCACTCTCTACAATTCCATGAGAGACAAAAGTCAATTCTCCAGG GTTCTATCTATGTGCTTTTCAGTATGCACCCTTGGTTATGCAGCAGCAGGTGTTTTGGGGTACTTAATGTTTGGACAAGAGGTTGAATCACAGGTGACTTTGAACCTACCAACAAGCAAGTTCAGTTCACATGTGGCAATATTCACCACCTTGGTCAATCCTATAACCAAATATGCATTGATGCTTACCCCAGTGATAAATGCTGTTAAAAACAAGATTTCATGGCATTACAACAAAAGATTCACACACACCCTTGTTAGTACCTCCATTCTCACTAGCTCTCTAATTGTAGCTGTGACCATACCCTTGTTTGGATATCTCATGTCACTGATTGGGGCATTGCTAAGTGTGTCAGCTTCAATTTTAGTACCATCAGTGTGCTACTTGAAGATTTCAGGAGCATACAAGACATTTGGGTCTGAAATGATCATCAACTATTCAATAATAGTTTTGGGGGTTAGTATTGCTGTTGTGGGTACTTATACATCTCTTGTAGATATAGTTCATAATTTGTAA